The Salvia splendens isolate huo1 chromosome 21, SspV2, whole genome shotgun sequence genome includes a window with the following:
- the LOC121784416 gene encoding rhomboid-like protein 11, chloroplastic: MIQLNLQLQQKQFITVPKFHGGLVDSPLDFGRSQFLDCCSTERRTIQLELGKPEEKRKGEKRVNGIFWILLINTGIYVADHVFQVPLIKELYSLSFQLVRLLILSYFYMWNLRLYSASVFACRSHLSSNLFFLYIFGKLVEEEEGNFALWLSYILTGAGANLVSWLVLPRNTVSIGASGAVFGLFAISVLVKMSWDWRKILEVLILGQFVVEKVMEAAQASARIGGSFRGGGYAMQNVNHIAHLSGALIGVVLIWLLSSVPTPTDEK; encoded by the exons ATGATTCAGCTCAATCTTCAACTTCAGCAGAAGCAGTTTATCACAGTGCCCAAATTCCACGGCGGTTTAGTCGACTCACCTTTGGACTTTGGAAGAAGCCAATTTCTCGATTGTTGCTCTACAGAGCGACGGACAATTCAG CTGGAACTTGGGAAGCCCGAAGAGAAAAGGAAGGGCGAGAAGCGTGTTAATGGCATATTCTGGATTCTCTTGATCAATACTGGGATATATGTGGCTGATCACGTCTTCCAG GTTCCGTTGATTAAGGAACTGTACAGTCTGTCATTTCAACTGGTAAGGCTGCTTATTCTCTCATATTTttacatgtggaatttgagatTATACTCAGCAAGTGTTTTTGCTTGTAGGAGCCATCTATCGAGCAATCTGTTTTTCTTGTATATTTTTG GAAAACTcgttgaagaagaagagggaaACTTTGCTTTGTGGCTTTCCTATATCTTGACAGGTGCAGGGGCGAACCTTGTTTCATGGTTAGTTCTTCCAAGAAATACTGTTTCCATCGGGGCATCTGGTGCAGTATTTGGACTCTTTGCTATTAGTGTCCTCGTGAAG ATGTCGTGGGACTGGAGGAAGATCCTTGAAGTTCTTATACTGGGGCAATTCGTGGTAGAAAAG GTGATGGAAGCAGCCCAAGCTTCGGCTAGAATAGGTGGAAGCTTCCGAGGAGGCGGGTATGCCATGCAGAACGTAAACCATATTGCGCATCTCTCGGGCGCTCTCATCGGTGTGGTTCTAATCTGGCTGCTCAGTAGTGTTCCCACACCAACTGACGAGAAATAG
- the LOC121784972 gene encoding pentatricopeptide repeat-containing protein At2g30780-like isoform X2 has protein sequence MTDTMFLACYSQIIEWKLEKLRNNDAKDLSRYARLISLCGSIKNLHLALLVFSSMEEQGIIPASPVFNALISTSLSSGNLITALSLFEIMEGSESYKPDEDTYNAFISAYASLGNKTAAEDWFKAKIEAGFPADARAYGSLVHCCIKLRACEDARRYFEEMMFEGILPDESSVVQDVLLMYCQQRNSQRVKEVLKFVRWRIDLNVCKKVVDLYRELGLAGDLEELVVALSESGQSSEARSVVHCSLMRMYADRDRLDDVEYCVGRMLKDGVSFSCDEDVEKVICCYFRREAYDRLDMFLERVKQHSYKLTKTAYDLLGVGYRRAGLLEKTNDVVNEMKRTGFL, from the coding sequence ATGACTGATACAATGTTCTTGGCCTGCTATAGCCAGATTATCGAATGGAAACTAGAgaagttgagaaacaatgaTGCAAAAGATCTCTCTCGCTATGCTCGATTGATATCGTTGTGCGGGAGCATCAAAAACCTCCATTTAGCATTACTTGTCTTTTCATCAATGGAGGAACAAGGAATTATTCCAGCTTCTCCAGTTTTTAATGCCCTAATATCGACAAGCTTATCCTCGGGTAATTTGATCACAGCATTGAGCTTATTTGAGATAATGGAGGGCTCGGAGAGCTACAAACCTGATGAAGACACCTACAACGCCTTCATCTCTGCGTATGCAAGCCTGGGAAACAAGACTGCAGCGGAGGATTGGTTCAAGGCTAAGATAGAGGCTGGATTTCCTGCTGATGCTCGGGCATATGGTTCCCTCGTGCATTGCTGCATCAAACTGAGGGCTTGTGAGGATGCTCGGAGATATTTTGAGGAGATGATGTTTGAAGGTATATTGCCTGATGAATCATCGGTTGTTCAAGACGTGCTGCTGATGTACTGTCAGCAGAGAAACTCGCAAAGGGTGAAGGAGGTTTTGAAGTTTGTCAGGTGGCGGATTGATTTGAATGTGTGTAAGAAGGTTGTGGATTTGTATCGGGAGCTAGGGTTGGCAGGAGATCTGGAAGAGCTAGTGGTGGCCTTGTCAGAGTCGGGCCAGAGTTCAGAAGCTCGTTCTGTGGTTCACTGCTCGTTGATGAGAATGTACGCAGATAGGGATAGATTGGACGATGTTGAGTACTGTGTGGGGCGAATGCTGAAGGATGGCGTCTCGTTTAGCTGTGATGAGGATGTTGAGAAGGTGATATGTTGCTATTTCAGGAGGGAAGCTTATGATAGACTCGACATGTTCTTGGAACGTGTGAAACAGCATTCGTATAAGCTCACGAAAACAGCTTATGATCTGCTGGGAGTTGGCTACCGGCGTGCGGGCCTGTTGGAGAAAACGAACGACGTGGTGAATGAGATGAAACGCACCGGTTTTCTCTAG
- the LOC121784972 gene encoding pentatricopeptide repeat-containing protein At2g30780-like isoform X1: MATAAGVGAASLRILRAKYTSAVTGGHRFTRLLTIQHDSSLSYDSSAELPLLQKLLKAPLSTIKSTLDSEFSSDETEFPCAALLSSLNTSAPQKAYLIIEWKLEKLRNNDAKDLSRYARLISLCGSIKNLHLALLVFSSMEEQGIIPASPVFNALISTSLSSGNLITALSLFEIMEGSESYKPDEDTYNAFISAYASLGNKTAAEDWFKAKIEAGFPADARAYGSLVHCCIKLRACEDARRYFEEMMFEGILPDESSVVQDVLLMYCQQRNSQRVKEVLKFVRWRIDLNVCKKVVDLYRELGLAGDLEELVVALSESGQSSEARSVVHCSLMRMYADRDRLDDVEYCVGRMLKDGVSFSCDEDVEKVICCYFRREAYDRLDMFLERVKQHSYKLTKTAYDLLGVGYRRAGLLEKTNDVVNEMKRTGFL; this comes from the exons ATGGCGACGGCGGCTGGCGTCGGCGCTGCCTCGCTGCGGATTCTTCGAGCCAAATACACTTCGGCGGTAACCGGAGGCCACCGCTTTACGCGGCTTCTCACCATTCAACACGATTCTTCTTTATCTTACGACTCATCAGCCGAACTCCCTTTGCTCCAGAAGCTTCTTAAGGCACCGCTTTCAACGATCAAATCAACACTCGATTCTGAGTTCAGCTCCGACGAAACCGAGTTCCCCTGCGCCGCTCTGCTTTCTTCTCTCAACACATCCGCTCCTCAGAAAGCTTATTTG ATTATCGAATGGAAACTAGAgaagttgagaaacaatgaTGCAAAAGATCTCTCTCGCTATGCTCGATTGATATCGTTGTGCGGGAGCATCAAAAACCTCCATTTAGCATTACTTGTCTTTTCATCAATGGAGGAACAAGGAATTATTCCAGCTTCTCCAGTTTTTAATGCCCTAATATCGACAAGCTTATCCTCGGGTAATTTGATCACAGCATTGAGCTTATTTGAGATAATGGAGGGCTCGGAGAGCTACAAACCTGATGAAGACACCTACAACGCCTTCATCTCTGCGTATGCAAGCCTGGGAAACAAGACTGCAGCGGAGGATTGGTTCAAGGCTAAGATAGAGGCTGGATTTCCTGCTGATGCTCGGGCATATGGTTCCCTCGTGCATTGCTGCATCAAACTGAGGGCTTGTGAGGATGCTCGGAGATATTTTGAGGAGATGATGTTTGAAGGTATATTGCCTGATGAATCATCGGTTGTTCAAGACGTGCTGCTGATGTACTGTCAGCAGAGAAACTCGCAAAGGGTGAAGGAGGTTTTGAAGTTTGTCAGGTGGCGGATTGATTTGAATGTGTGTAAGAAGGTTGTGGATTTGTATCGGGAGCTAGGGTTGGCAGGAGATCTGGAAGAGCTAGTGGTGGCCTTGTCAGAGTCGGGCCAGAGTTCAGAAGCTCGTTCTGTGGTTCACTGCTCGTTGATGAGAATGTACGCAGATAGGGATAGATTGGACGATGTTGAGTACTGTGTGGGGCGAATGCTGAAGGATGGCGTCTCGTTTAGCTGTGATGAGGATGTTGAGAAGGTGATATGTTGCTATTTCAGGAGGGAAGCTTATGATAGACTCGACATGTTCTTGGAACGTGTGAAACAGCATTCGTATAAGCTCACGAAAACAGCTTATGATCTGCTGGGAGTTGGCTACCGGCGTGCGGGCCTGTTGGAGAAAACGAACGACGTGGTGAATGAGATGAAACGCACCGGTTTTCTCTAG
- the LOC121783187 gene encoding protein argonaute 3-like isoform X1 encodes MASSLKNPLQKWLLRRRRRPKHLSRYLQKIEQLRKGGYDGPLGIGLQGHVETKVPNFPYIRAAIAIFHTTTYFDVRIWPSANAISIGIVAQKKHHSKIFRPNSPHNVPLGTVIDNGICHPINNDFYMCALATMMGTTRPTH; translated from the exons ATGGCTTCGTCTCTCAAG AATCCGCTCCAAAAATGGCTTCTCCGACGACGGCGCCGCCCAAAACATCTCTCAAG ATATCTCCAGAAGATCGAGCAGCTGAGGAAAGGAGGCTACGACGGGCCTTTAGGGATCGGCCTCCAGGGTCATGTCGAAACTAAAGTGCCCAATTTCCCGTACATTAGGGCCGCCATCGCCATATTCCACACCACTACATACTTCGACGTACGTATTTGGCCAAGCGCTAATGCCATCTCTATAGGTATTGTGGCACAAAAGAAGCACCATTCCAAGATTTTCCGACCCAACTCTCCTCACAACGTCCCTCTAG GAACTGTGATTGACAACGGAATCTGTCATCCTATAAACAATGACTTCTACATGTGTGCTCTTGCCACCATGATG GGAACAACAAGGCCTACGCACTAG
- the LOC121783669 gene encoding protein sym1-like gives MSKLWNWYQYYLSKYPFRTEMVSSGIIWGIGDMAAQTITHTTSKKRNVQSWDEEKERFHINWKRVGKTSLFGIGFVGPVGHLWYDWLDSFITLRLKLHPRSFCFIAMKVALDVTIFGPMDLLLFFTYMGFMSGKSVSQVAEELRRDFIPAVILEGTMWPFVQIANFRFVPVEYQLLYVNIFCLLDSCFLSWVEQQEEALPWMDWFKSCMPADKAGSGSNPTADELEARSLMGAHEVDENG, from the exons ATGTCGAAGCTTTGGAATTGGTACCAGTATTATTTATCAAAGTACCCATTTAGAACCGAG ATGGTGAGCTCAGGCATCATATGGGGCATTGGTGATATGGCTGCTCAAACCATAACGCACACTACCTCCAAAAAACGCAATGTTC AAAGTTGG GATGAAGAAAAGGAGCGTTTCCACATTAATTGGAAGCGAGTTGGTAAGACGAGTTTGTTTGGTATCGGATTTGTGGGCCCCGTCGGCCACCTCTG GTATGATTGGCTGGACAGCTTCATCACGTTGCGCCTGAAGCTACACCCGAGATCGTTCTGTTTCATCGCAATGAAAGTTGCTCTGGACGTGACCATCTTCGGGCCGATGGACTTGCTCCTCTTCTTCACCTACATGGGCTTCATGTCCGGGAAATCTGTCTCCCAAGTGGCGGAGGAATTGAGGCGCGACTTCATCCCGGCTGTCATCCTCGAGGGGACTATGTGGCCGTTCGTCCAGATCGCCAACTTCAGATTTGTGCCTGTCGAGTATCAACTCCTCTACGTCAACATCTTTTGCTTGCTCGACAGCTGCTTTCTCTCGTGGGTCGAGCAGCAGGAAGAAGCCCTTCCCTGGATGGACTGGTTCAAGTCTTGCATGCCTGCAGACAAGGCAGGGTCTGGCTCGAACCCGACTGCAGACGAGTTAGAGGCTAGGTCGTTGATGGGCGCACACGAGGTAGACGAGAATGGGTAA
- the LOC121783187 gene encoding uncharacterized protein LOC121783187 isoform X2, whose product MASSLKNPLQKWLLRRRRRPKHLSRYLQKIEQLRKGGYDGPLGIGLQGHVETKVPNFPYIRAAIAIFHTTTYFDVRIWPSANAISIGIVAQKKHHSKIFRPNSPHNVPLGTVIDNGICHPINNDFYMCALATMM is encoded by the exons ATGGCTTCGTCTCTCAAG AATCCGCTCCAAAAATGGCTTCTCCGACGACGGCGCCGCCCAAAACATCTCTCAAG ATATCTCCAGAAGATCGAGCAGCTGAGGAAAGGAGGCTACGACGGGCCTTTAGGGATCGGCCTCCAGGGTCATGTCGAAACTAAAGTGCCCAATTTCCCGTACATTAGGGCCGCCATCGCCATATTCCACACCACTACATACTTCGACGTACGTATTTGGCCAAGCGCTAATGCCATCTCTATAGGTATTGTGGCACAAAAGAAGCACCATTCCAAGATTTTCCGACCCAACTCTCCTCACAACGTCCCTCTAG GAACTGTGATTGACAACGGAATCTGTCATCCTATAAACAATGACTTCTACATGTGTGCTCTTGCCACCATGATG TGA